The Centroberyx gerrardi isolate f3 chromosome 8, fCenGer3.hap1.cur.20231027, whole genome shotgun sequence genomic sequence CACAATTGTCAATGTGAGTAGGCTAACAAGCAGGAAGTTCTGACAAGTCTGTATTGAGACCTCAAAAGCCCTTCTAATGCTactttcttctcccttttcaGACAATGACTCTGGGTGGCATTGTATACAAGAGGACAAGCAAACGCATGTGAACATCTGCACTTGGgataataaaatgtgtaaaaaggcAGAACTGTGTCTTGAGTGTTCAGGAATTTGTTTTCAAGGCAGAAGCTAGACTGTCCCGTGAATTCAGTCCTTAATGGGAGCACTGCAATATGGCTGAGCTTTGGGCTGGGTAAAGGGCAACAAGCTAGTACTTTCTAGGTGCTCGGGTGGAGTGTTTGGACAATCGGGTAATGCACACTGTATGTATCTTGTGTGTTTTATCCCCAAGGGTGGCAAAATGAGAAATTTCTCTCTACAGGGGATTAAGTATCCTCATTGAAAGGAAATGCACTCAAGTCTGTTTAGAAACTTTTAATGAAAAGTGTAGCCTACAAAAGCTTGAGCGGTACAGACGATTACCATGTGACGctgtggggggagggggcacTTTCACACTAACACAGGGGAAGCTAATTAAAACTGACAATGGGATGATTTCTTGATTCTTTGACTTGACTGCAGTTCTGTGATCACTTTCTCCGGTGGAAGAGGTTCTTGATTCCCTCCTCCACAGACCTGGGTTCATTCATCATGGTCATTGGTCGGTTCTTCAGCGCTGCCTCTCTCATACTGTGGTAAACGTACTCGTTCTGTTTGAACATCCTCAACTCCATCTCTGTCTGCATGCGCATTGCCTAGGGGAAAAATATCGCAGTTTAAATTTATACACCCTGGCAACGGTGTATACTACACTGAAAGTGATGGCCTATGCATTGGCCAGTTAAGATTTAGGACCAATTTGCCCAGAGTGGTATTCAAAAAGAATCTATGATATTGGTCAAAACTACTAAAGGAtaactgatattccattggtttacacttttgaatgatccctcaatgtgttatgtcccgccccaacatcctgtttcaacagcaaatgcatcaaatcaaggaagtaaagatgccgtttcatggagTCTTTAAGGTCTTTACCTCCAGGTCCTTGGTGATGGGATGTGTAGGGCCGTGGGTGATCATGAGAATGGCGTAGGCCTTGCAGATCATCCCGTGGCCGACCTCTATAAGCCCAGCCTGCCAGTGGGTCACTCCTGCCCGCATGGTAGCCATGCCCAGAGCTGCGTTGTTTGGGTGGTACAGTTTTCTGTCGGGAAGAATCAACATTTAAATCCATTTAGATTCAAGttctttttagttttttggGGGAGATGGTTGACAGCTTACAGTCTGTGTATGCTTTCATAATTGCTGGCTAGAGTGTCCATCTAAGCATGACTTGCAAGAATGATGCATATTCACATTTGTGTACCTGACTATAGGCTACTCATTTAGCCATTGTGTCACTCTCATGTCCTACTCACATGTATCCGTCCACCATTTTGCGGGCGTAATCTGCAGCATCGTCAAAGAACTGCAGGTAAGCCTGCACCTCACTTAATGTGCTCCACATCCTCAGCAGGTAGATGTGAGTCTCAGCCAAAACTGTTTCTGACTTCTCTATGCTGTCCCTGCACATCTTTACCACCTGAGAGAAAGAACATGGGAGAAATTTGAAAAACAATTTGGCAGTGGGACAGAAAGCTCAtaagagagacagcagagacacgTCTTTGATTTGAAATATACAATACTTGAGATATGATACAGTACCTCATGGTAGTCACCGTTTAGGCGAGCCTTATCTATCTTCTCCAGCATTTGATAGCAATAATCTGTTGCCTCCTTCACCTGCTCTTCTGGTGGCTAAGAGTTGAAGATGGGAGAGGGTCAGGGATCTGAGTTTAATGATGGGCTGAAGACATCAAAGGTTGTTCCACCACCTATTGAACAGTACTACACTGACACTGAAATACGCCACAAAAATATGCTCAATCAAATTCTAAAttatatctatttttttatatatatagaaGCAAGTTGCAAAGGTTTCTATCTTAAGTCAAAAGAGGACACTGGTTTGTCATACAAAAGTCTAGGCACCATGATAGCAAAGGTCTGAAAGCATTTATCTTCTGTCTGGAGTAGACTTTGGACCTGCCAAAGAGGCCCGGTCCAAGACTCCTGGACTATTCTCAGGCTAATAGCACCTTAGATCTGCTTCAGTTCTTACGCCACTCATGAATCCTTAAAGAATGAGTCTTGGATTTAATGGGAAATTCAGATGACCTGAAAGAACTGTTAAAAACCTTGTCAAGTTTGTTAGATAATGTTAAATGAATGGGATTCATCAGAAATATGACAAAAATGCTGATGTTTGTATGGCTATTACCAGATAACCAAACCACATGCATTTCATTACAGTTTTATAGTCCGGAGAGTACTCTTGGGCCAAAGAGCCATAAAAATATCAgttgtgggggaaaaaacaatcgTCCTTAAACTGCTTTCTCGTGCTTTGGTATGAGGCTCTCTTGGATTTTTTCATGGTTGGATGTTTAAAAAGGGAGGAAGGCTTATGATATGGCTCCACTGTGCCGTACACTGTTGAACCCTTAAATGCTGCTGATAACACCTGGCACATGCTATTTATaactctggacacacacacacacacacagcgagagagagagagagagagagagagagagagagacagtggactGTTGATAATTGTGTTGACAGAACTGTATTGCCTCCTGTTTCAAAGAGTAAGATGATGTCATAGCATTAATACACTTGGGAAATCTTTATGGTGTGTCATGGATTGATAGACACATCTCACCTGGCAGTCTGTTACTTAGAAATTTGTGAGCAGTTTAATATTGGATGTGGAATGACACATTGAAATGCAGTTATGGTCCTGAGGTAATCATGTATTTCATCTCAtcatctctatctatctgtcttacTGTTTCTcaaatgcatgcacaaatgcacgcaCTCACAAACAAATATGGAAGCTGAATCCATTGGGAGTTATCTTTGCTTTAAATAgttgctctctcctccctctcatgtTTCCCCTCTGTCCTTATCGCCCATGCCAGTTGGCCAACAAAATGTATTGGGTTTGGTTTGGTCCTTTTTTGCTCTATGTATAGTATAATTAACCGTAACTTGAGAAGTAAAatagttaaacacacacatgcgcacaaagacacaaaccTTGACGCCCTCCACTTCCCTTCCCGCCATCTTCAAGTCATCCTTGATGCGATTCTTGCAGTGCTCACATGTGCAGTCGAAGAAGTATTGCGTTTTCAGCAGCCTTTGTCTGTCCTCTGACAAATTCAAAAAGTCCACATAGGACACGGTcagctcctctccctcttcaatCTTACCCAGGGAACGCAGCTCAATCCTGGGGAGGGGAAACACACAGTTACGGGGACTTAGAAgtgcaggcaggcagcagaAATGCATGCAGAATGCCTTGTTTAGTTTTCAGGATCAaacttcttttctttcatttacacTTTCTTGAATGAACTGACTAGGTGAAACCCGGTTCCATAGCGTTGCTTTCAGTTCAATCTGTGCAGATGAAGGAGTGGACAAATAGAGGAGAAGCTTCTGCATGTTATTGAGATGTGTGAGCTGGTTACGTGACAAGAAACAGCTGAATTTTTGAGGAACTGTAAGTTACATTCATATGAATAGCCAATGCAAAGGCTCATTATGAATTATTTAAAATTCATTATGCAGGTATTCatcagttgtttttctttttgcaatAAAACAACTGTCTACAGCAGGAGCTCGATGTTAGCGTTGAACTATTAAGAATGGAACTGAGAAACTCTTAAACTCACACAGCACTCTGTCGGTACGATGGACAGACCCATAGAcacagtgagacacacacatggacaatCACACAGAGAGTGACAAACCAACAGTGCAAAAGCAAAACCGTGTGTGAACATGAAAAGACAGTTTAGATGATAGACTGTGTAGGAGAGAGTCGAAAGATGAGCTCTGAGCAGGTACAGATATAGGTAGAGAAACAATTGTAACAGCTAAACGTGACGCTAAATTAGCTCGACAAAGGTTAAAGCATTCAGGTAGCATGCTATGTTGATAGGTTGATGTAGCTTTAAACATTGTACCACATCAAACCTATACAGCACATACTACAGGACACTGCCACCaaggtttgttttttcacaAGGGACGGAGTGGGAAGATGGAAGGTAAGGTTACTGTATGTTGATAGTTATGTTGATGAGCAGTGAAGCATTTAATGTGTCATGGACTCAATGGTGCTTTTATGGATTATACTTAAAAGAGGCTGAAGTTGAGGTAACGCACCTACGTTGAGAGTGAAACATAGTATTCACAGCCGATTGACTGAaagacaaacaggaagcagtttACACCAAACGCAACCTGTctacacctaacacacacattcacatacactctgcacacacacctttaacacactaaaacacgtaaacacacacacacatactgtaaaaaacATTGTGCATTGAAGTTGTTTTCTGTAATCAGATGTTTCAGCCAGTACCAGCTGAATACAGAAatgcaaaattattttaaatggaCAATTAATTGATCATCATTGAATAGTGCTTGATCTCAAGTGAAGCAGCATTGTGTTACATACTTGCCGTGGTTGAGGATGACGGTGCAGTTCGGCCAGCAGTCGTGGTTCACCAGACACAGGTTAGGGAAAAGGCCCACGCCTACCGCCTGAAGACCCCGCTGGTCGCTCACAGTGAAACCATTGCAATTGAcctgagaagaggagaggagtggaaaagTTAAGTGGAACATAGAGTTAACAAAAACTAGTGGAGGAGTAACTGATGTCACAGAACTCTGTTTTTGCGATTTTCTGTACAATGCATGCAtacttcaatttcaatttcaaggatctagtcagtatttttctctgtttgcttCAAATGACTCTTCCAACCTTTTCCTCCAAGGCCAAAAGGACAAAGAGGATGTGATGGGAAGGTTACTGAAGACTACATCTCTATCTATCAACAGGGGCGGCCTTAGTGTTTTGGGGGCTCTAGGCAAAGGCAAGTATGGGCCCCCCTGACTCCCAGCTCTCTCGCTTTttaatccatcctttctataTATAATCTTGGGtagttttgattaaaaaaaaagtttttaactTAGTAGTAGCTCAACTACTGATGCAGTGTCAATGAAAATGAGTTTAAAGTCAAGTAGCAAAATCTCACTAGAAGTTGTATAACCCACAATAGTCTGACAGAGTGGGGAGTAGGATTGAAATGatttattgtaacaaaaagaggGGTGTTTTTCAATAGCAAATTGATTAAAAGTAGGTTTACATtaattctattcttgtcttttgtggggCCCAAGGCAGTCGCCTACCTTTGCCTAATGGTAAGACCGCCCCTGTCTATCAGTATAATAGGAAAAGGTGGGAAGGTGAATACGGGGATGACATAAAGAACGCACCACTCCAAAAAGGTGTGAGATGTCATCAACTGTGTGCTGCTTGCTTTTCCGGGGCCAGTAGTCCAAGAAGTTGTGGATGTCCACCTTGAGCTCCTTCATCTCATCCTCGGCCATGTCATCCACGTGATCCTCCAGCTCGTCCAGTGTGGTCAGCTGCATGTCGGACATCACACTGCCTTCCTTGTCGAGGCGCAACATGACACGGGCCACCAACCTGACCACAATTAAAGAACGCATGTGACTTCAAAGGTCAAATTGATAACAAGCGCGCATTAGCTTAGGATGCGTTTAGGTGACTACCATACATGCAATTTCCGTTGTCCTCTATTCAAGCTGTGGTTAGTGAAGAAATTAAATTTGTATCCCTAACCCACTTGATTGGATGTTTCTGTTCACAAGAATCATGATGTAAATATGTAACAAGAAGATAAGCATTAAGCATATTGGATGAGTTAAATGTCTGAATCCTAacccttcctcttcccttcGCCTTCACCCTCAACCTTTCTCTTTATTCCCTCTTTTCCATTTaccttgccccccccccctctatttcctcctccttctgcttACCGGATGCTCTCATTGGGTGCTTTGCCAAAAGTCTTGATGGCGCTGCATTCTTCCTTGTGTTCGGCCCAGCCGGCACGCTGGCAGGTACGGTCGCAGTAATGAGCAAATTTGCACTGGCCACACCGATGGAGCTTCTGTTGTTTGCGGAAACAGCTGTGGCAAACCTGATCCGCTATActatagaagaagagaggaaacagaacGAAAAAACAGAGATTTTTGAGGAGGATTTGGATTAGGGGATAGAAGGATGAGAAAGgtggggaaaataaaaaaacaatgcaagaaAGTAAGACAAATACTGGATGTTGAATGACAAAGGACCAGCATGTTAAAAAATACTGGTATTACTTTTTGTTGCCACCACTCCTTAACTACATGCTAAgttacataaaagaaaaaaataaagcatgCTAGCTGTactttattggttgctatgtgAACTCTTACAGTAACCAGGAAGCAAGTTAgtgttttctcccctttttatatgtatttatagTAGTTTGACAAAAACTTTTCAGATAATACACGTTGGTAACCATTTTATAAAAGCTATACTGTAATAGCCCTGAGGATGTTATTTACTGGGCTTATGGGCACTTCTGAGATACAGTAGGTACAAGGTAAAGACAGTAAAGCATGCCCTCTCAGATATTATTACTTTACAGAATATTTTAAATCATTAAGTAGATGCTCCACTGGTGTACTGTTTTACACACTGCTCTCATACAGGAACTGGGCGAAAAAGTTGTCAGTCACGATTTCCCTAATGCGTCATTATTCTAAAGCCCATGGAAATGAGGATGCCAAAGGATGTTACAACTGACCATTATTGGCTGAAAAACAAAGTCTACGACTCTGCATCAACATCTGATCCTTGATAGAAAGTTGAGGAATTTCGTTAGTTTGTCCGTCACTTTACTATCTCAAACAccactgatcggattttgacaaaacttaggggaatgatgcatctcaccacgttttaaaaaattacaatgggggggcgctacaatttcAGGTCCATACAAggtgattggcccagaggggtgTGCATAATTTACGGGGGATgaaatgtttactgttgccttgttctgTCATGTTACCAAAATATTGCCTCTAGAATGAATTGTCTTCATGTAGGCACAAGTGTCTTGGGGAAATTCACCAATCCACATGATCAAGATATCAGATAGTAAATCCATTGTCTGTAAGCATGTCCcccgtgtgaatgtgtgtgatcAAGACTAAACATCCTCACATGCACACTTtagaaacaaattaaaaaaaaaacaattgtattTAAGCATGTCCCTTGATATTAGATAGATAGTAAATATGGATATAGATAAAGCAAATGATAGcaaaaaaactattaaatggggcatgtgtgtgtgtgtgtgtgtgtgtgtgtgtgtgtgtgtgtgtgtgtgtgtatgtgcatgcatgctcacacagaCTTTTGAAGCTCACTTCACCATTGATTGAATTTTGAGATACTCATTGGATAACCTAccagtttctgtttttaaaaaaaatcctaccaAGCTATAAAATAATACGTAAAATAAGATAACAACAGGTGTCATGATCATACCTGGGTGAAACCAGGTATGCACTGCCCTTGATAACTTTTAGAGGAAAAGTAAGACAAACTACATTTCAGCTGCCCACCTTTCCCCATGAAAAATCTGAACACACTCCACTGAGTATACACATCCACGACTTAGCACTGTACCTGTCAAATACAACAGCTGCAACACTGGGCTCGGAAAATATGACATCTCCGGCCCACATCTCCTTGGTGGCCTTCAGACCCCTCCCCTTTCCAGGTGAGTCAAATACTGCAATGTTCTCCATGGTTAGCTGTGGTGGATCCCGAGACGGAGACACGGGGCAGAGGGACGGTGGgtccagcaggagagaaaagaagagcgtcggagtgagagagagaggctaaatGCAGAGGTGGGGTAGTTGAGGAACTCCTAGACCAATCTGAGCCCTCTTCAAGTATGACAACTGGACATTCCACACCTAAGGTACTGAAATAGCCGGCCACCTGAACCAAGTGGGACAGAAAATGGGTGAGTTGGTATTTGTCACATTATTCTAATGAGAGATAAAATGTCCTGAGAGGACAAGCTTGTCAATCCTGTCAGTCCTGTGCAGAAAGTAACTCCAGTTAAATTCACAGTCACACTCTTAGACCGCTTCACCGATTTGAAGTTGTAATCTTAGCTTTTTTAGCGAGCCAACTAGCAGAAattcccccaccccccatcatGAAGTTGGTAGGTGCCAGGTCCCTGGGGGATATTTTTGTCCCTCAGTTGGGCCTGTCTGTCAGGAGGCAGCAATGGTGATGCTGGACAGCTGCGGGACgttggacagagacagagctgccctatctctctccctctgccctgtTCTGGTACTTTCTCTAACTtaccctctatctctctctctatctctctctttctctctctctctctctctctctctctttctggatttctctctctgtctctctctctctctctttctggatttctctctctctctctctctctctctctctctcacacattgtctgtctctctctgtctgtcatgtcaTTATATCATAATTTATGCCATAACAGAACAACAcctgctttcacacacacacacacacacacacacacacacacacacacacacacacacacacacacacacacattcattctgaTTGGTATGGGAATGCCCCCTCAGACCAAGTGTCTGTCAGTATCTATAAACCATGGTTGTAAAGGCCTGTCGTTTCCTACAAtttgtcaaaatacaaaaataatttgTAACGCTTTATTTTGCAGCcttagtttgtaattatggggtactaataaaataacaatgctgtagttacagggtaacaaaacaagaagtccgggaattaacAGGTAACAATtctgtaattatgagagatttataaggtagttatggtgtaactatttttgtaattactacAAACTGCATACTGCATGCtatacaaaaaataattacagggtacaataacataATTAGGGGGGACctaacaaatgttatcggtgcttgttccctgtagttatgtAGTAAGTATTTAGACCCTAATCTGTTTTATAAAAGGAttatgaaggtttttattttacattttatattataaaattgacatatttgatatttcatctcaacatactgtatattacattcaataaagctcttgtatgttcaattaagtctgttactgtgtgttgaagttccatattttttgtgtatgctaTATTGTTGCAGAAATTTCACCAAACAGCTGGTCTAGGGTCTCCTCCCCTAACATCAATTAGATGTTAGGACATATGTGACTTTCtgttaaactgtatttactgtgagGCAACCTTGTACTTACCCtagaattacagttttttacagaaaacaagtggtatattaaaagagtctcagtgaaaaaacagccacatttagaataaatattgattatattgttagtaatagaggtatagaaaatgttaatggccaacatatatttactaattccattacattttcactgctttagactacaggttacccataactgtaggaataaaggtgtgttttgaagaaatgtgcaaagacactgtaacagtagtgtgcaaataaatgtattcaaatgaaatgattGCATGATGATTGCAattgtgtaaagtggataggaagatgacaggagttcagaagtggactgcaggtgagagggtgttcaagcagggctttggctcatctcctgctgtttggcaggtctgttggagcggcgtctctgctgttgcagccatgttgtcagcagatgtTTTGTTCTTCCCtcggaatatgcgggatagccaagaaaagaagccatgcttcttcttctttggttttgttgacaggctgtcggaactctgaggtcctgtaggttcgACCAGCTGGACGGGTGGAAGTGTGTTTTCCAgagtcagacaggacagatccttggagtcctttacagtttcaaccacaaggcttggtggagctttgacctcaacctggatggctggagcctgggactcctgaagcaggttggttgatccttccttaagcaggtgaatcagggtgtattcagcgagagacagggagaacctcctctgaggtggagttattgtcaggtccagcagagaggacagtgacttttgttccctcacaacattcaggttgatgcaggacggtgacagagctttcagcagtgGCCTCAGTCTCTGCACAAGGGCTGAacgtttccctcttgatgataatAGGAcgttgttcttcctcctcctcctccaagtcCTGAAGGAACAGCagcagtttagaatcagctttgacgattggctcacattcatcaagatgatcttgagtaggggcatggtgt encodes the following:
- the smyd1b gene encoding histone-lysine N-methyltransferase SMYD1b isoform X1 — protein: MENIAVFDSPGKGRGLKATKEMWAGDVIFSEPSVAAVVFDSIADQVCHSCFRKQQKLHRCGQCKFAHYCDRTCQRAGWAEHKEECSAIKTFGKAPNESIRLVARVMLRLDKEGSVMSDMQLTTLDELEDHVDDMAEDEMKELKVDIHNFLDYWPRKSKQHTVDDISHLFGVVNCNGFTVSDQRGLQAVGVGLFPNLCLVNHDCWPNCTVILNHGNQSAVNTMFHSQRRIELRSLGKIEEGEELTVSYVDFLNLSEDRQRLLKTQYFFDCTCEHCKNRIKDDLKMAGREVEGVKPPEEQVKEATDYCYQMLEKIDKARLNGDYHEVVKMCRDSIEKSETVLAETHIYLLRMWSTLSEVQAYLQFFDDAADYARKMVDGYIKLYHPNNAALGMATMRAGVTHWQAGLIEVGHGMICKAYAILMITHGPTHPITKDLEAMRMQTEMELRMFKQNEYVYHSMREAALKNRPMTMMNEPRSVEEGIKNLFHRRK
- the smyd1b gene encoding histone-lysine N-methyltransferase SMYD1b isoform X2, producing the protein MENIAVFDSPGKGRGLKATKEMWAGDVIFSEPSVAAVVFDSIADQVCHSCFRKQQKLHRCGQCKFAHYCDRTCQRAGWAEHKEECSAIKTFGKAPNESIRLVARVMLRLDKEGSVMSDMQLTTLDELEDHVDDMAEDEMKELKVDIHNFLDYWPRKSKQHTVDDISHLFGVVNCNGFTVSDQRGLQAVGVGLFPNLCLVNHDCWPNCTVILNHGKIELRSLGKIEEGEELTVSYVDFLNLSEDRQRLLKTQYFFDCTCEHCKNRIKDDLKMAGREVEGVKPPEEQVKEATDYCYQMLEKIDKARLNGDYHEVVKMCRDSIEKSETVLAETHIYLLRMWSTLSEVQAYLQFFDDAADYARKMVDGYIKLYHPNNAALGMATMRAGVTHWQAGLIEVGHGMICKAYAILMITHGPTHPITKDLEAMRMQTEMELRMFKQNEYVYHSMREAALKNRPMTMMNEPRSVEEGIKNLFHRRK